Proteins from one Anastrepha obliqua isolate idAnaObli1 chromosome 2, idAnaObli1_1.0, whole genome shotgun sequence genomic window:
- the LOC129238664 gene encoding uncharacterized protein LOC129238664 produces MSLCSEEIVSNMFERDLIKAVQQYPCLYDRNNKTSEKTKLILKKCWNNVATETGETVEKCQTRWRSLRDRYVKECRNYIDRNQLTVWQYMNDLEFLRDFIESRGPCKKKYASCPARSSDMIKIQKGEPEPGTFSNTDRTDSEEEACNSSLKRSCYDSIDYESEDDETTEDVTEPKRPFIEALEESPINEPRISQSYQNPLPPRTRSRDAQGKFDLLVGTLNEYIKSRITERQKNNNQHFFGLLDTYLSKLPENEQDKLKADILIMVMNKTRED; encoded by the exons ATGAGTTTATGTTCAGAAGAAATTGTTTCTAACATGTTTGAAAGGGACTTAATAAAAGCCGTTCAGCAATATCCTTGCCTTTATGATAGAAACAATAAGACTTCTGAAAAGACAAAGCTAATACTTAAGAAATGTTGGAATAATGTAGCTACCGAAACGGGGGAGACTG TGGAAAAATGCCAGACCCGTTGGAGATCACTTCGTGACCGATATGTAAAAGAATGCAGAAACTATATTGATCGAAATCAACTAACAGTTTGGCAGTATATGAACGATTTAGAGTTTCTTCGTGATTTTATTGAATCGCG GGGgccttgcaaaaaaaaatatgcttctTGTCCCGCAAGATCGAGCGACATGATAAAAATACAGAAGGGAGAACCTGAGCCAGGAACTTTTTCCAATACTGACCGTACCGACTCGGAAGAAGAAGCTTGCAATTCGTCGCTAAAAAGATCTTGTTATGATAGCATAGATTATGAATCGGAAGACGACGAAACTACTGAAGATGTAACTGAACCGAAAAGGCCTTTTATTGAAGCGCTCGAGGAATCGCCAATAAACGAGCCCCGAATTAGTCAATCATATCAAAATCCATTACCACCAAGAACACGGTCAAGAGACGCCCAGGGAAAGTTTGATTTATTGGTTGGAACGTTGAATGAGTATATTAAAAGTCGTATTACGGAAAGACAGAAAAACAATAACCAACATTTCTTTGGTCTACTAGATACATACCTTTCAAAATTGCCAGAAAATGAGCAAGATAAATTAAAAGCTGACATTTTAATTATGGTTATGAATAAAACTAGAGaagattaa
- the LOC129238864 gene encoding ATP-binding cassette sub-family B member 10, mitochondrial encodes MIIHCACLRGTFTRLKSHNSLRQPLVGFLRPAPLNRGFNTVQALRSSQKQLFGQLIFNFPTVRGNVSLRFARYRSNISNTVQKTENPVKVKLHRKDVVRLISLARSEKLVLAGAMGCLVISSAITMSVPFALGKILDIIFDKKETNVDTMNKLKNFSVILFGIFVLGGLANYLRVYLFNSASLRIVKDLRSRVYRRMLLQESGWFDTKGTGELLNRLVNDTYMIGNSLSQNLSDGLRSAVMIIAGTSMMIYTSPSLALVSTCVVPCVAGMAIVYGRYVRNITRRLLDKFADISKSAEERLGNVRTVKAFCKEIEESKSYDQLLTDALNLGYKEVQARSIFFGLTGFSGNVIIISVLYYGGTLVISDALTIGSLTSFILYAAYSAISINGLSNFYTELNKGVGAAQRVWEILDRQYAIPLHTGLKPQLPPHGEIKFEKVQFSFPARAESIILNNFNLTLLPGETTAIVGRSGSGKTTIATLLLRLYDPVQGRVLLDNADLRELNPVWLRSYIGAVHQEPTLFSGTIRENILYGLNPGTTISEATFNDAIRKAHVDEFSSQLPNGLNTLVGQRGMMLSGGQRQRVAIARALIKNPAILILDEATSALDSVSEELVQNAIEQVSKGRTVLTIAHRLSTIRNADKIAVLENGSVVEEGRYDELIASEAGTFRGLVRKQAFMLIS; translated from the exons ATGATTATACATTGTGCCTGCTTAAGAGGCACTTTCACGCGTCTGAAAAGTCACAATAGTTTGCGGCAACCGTTGGTCGGTTTTCTGCGGCCCGCTCCACTCAACAGAGGCTTTAACACAGTACAAGCTTTGCGTTCGTcgcaaaaacaattatttggaCAGCTTATCTTTAATTTTCCAACAGTTCGTGGTAATGTAAGTCTACGATTTGCAAGATATCGTAGTAATATAAGCAACACAGTCCAGAAAACTGAAAATCCGGTCAAAGTGAAGTTGCATAGAAAGGATGTGGTACGACTTATTAGCTTGGCAAGATCAGAAAAATTGGTGCTGGCTG GCGCAATGGGTTGTTTGGTAATCTCTTCAGCCATCACAATGAGTGTACCTTTTGCGTTGGGCAAGATATTAGACATAATATTcgacaagaaagaaacgaatgTGGACACCATGAATAAGTTGAAGAATTTTTCAGTAATTCTCTTTGGCATATTTGTACTCGGTGGCTTAGCAAATTATCTCAGAGTTTACCTATTTAATAGCGCat CTTTGCGTATTGTGAAAGACTTACGATCCAGGGTATATCGACGAATGCTCTTGCAGGAAAGTGGTTGGTTCGACACGAAAGGTACTGGTGAGCTGTTAAACCGCTTAGTGAATGATACCTATATGATAGGCAACTCGCTAAGCCAAAATTTATCAGATGGACTGCGTTCAGCAGTAATGATTATAGCCGGCACTTCAATGATG ATATATACGTCGCCAAGCTTGGCACTAGTTAGCACATGTGTTGTACCATGTGTGGCTGGTATGGCTATTGTGTATGGTCGCTATGTTCGCAACATTACTCGAAGACTTTTGGACAAATTTGCCGATATATCGAAATCAGCTGAAGAACGTTTGGGTAATGTAAGAACTGTTAAAGCATTTTGTAAAGAGATCGAAGAGAGCAAATCTTACGATCAACTCCTTACCGATGCATTAAATCTTGGTTACAAAGAAGTACAAGCACGTTCCATATTCTTTGGTTTG ACTGGCTTTTCTGGCAACGTGATAATAATTTCTGTACTCTATTATGGAGGCACATTGGTTATAAGCGATGCACTCACTATAGGATCACTAACTTCGTTCATACTGTATGCTGCATATTCAGCCATATCCATAAATGGCCTCTCTAATTTTTATACGGAATTAAATAAGGGTGTGGGAGCAGCACAACGCGTCTGGGAAATACTCGACCGCCAATATGCAATCCCACTACACACGGGCTTAAAGCCACAGCTACCTCCACATggtgaaattaaatttgaaaaagtacaATTCAGTTTTCCGGCTCGTGCAGAAAGcataattttgaacaattttaacCTCACACTTCTGCCTGGAGAAACAACTGCGATTGTGGGGCGAAGTGGATCAGGGAAAACCACAATTGCGACATTGTTGTTGCGCCTATATGATCCGGTACAAGGGAGAGTGCTATTAGATAACGCTGATCTGAGAGAATTAAATCCGGTTTGGTTGCGAAGTTACATCGGTGCGGTACATCAG gaGCCCACACTCTTCTCTGGCACCATACGTGAAAACATACTTTATGGTCTGAATCCTGGCACTACAATTAGCGAAGCAACATTTAACGATGCCATACGGAAAGCACATGTGGACGAATTTTCTTCACAATTACCAAATGGTCTCAATACGCTAGTTGGTCAACGCGGTATGATGCTGAGTGGTGGTCAAAGGCAACGTGTAGCCATAGCCAGAGCTCTTATAAAG AATCCCGCGATATTAATACTTGACGAAGCAACGAGTGCCTTGGATTCTGTGTCCGAAGAACTAGTCCAGAATGCCATTGAGCAGGTATCTAAAGGGCGCACAGTACTTACAATAGCGCACAGACTAAGCACGATACGCAATGCAGATAAAATCGCCGTTTTAGAAAATGGCAGTGTTGTAGAGGAGGGGCGTTACGATGAGCTGATAGCTAGTGAGGCAGGCACATTCAGGGGCCTAGTTCGGAAACAAGCATTCATGCTAATTTCGTGA
- the LOC129239179 gene encoding protein sprint isoform X2 translates to MSWFKKLLSENHANPHRGNQSEERHKRIKKTAEHTDSSAPEFDRSKTLSSLEDKRIEVVDPDEFFEDPEVVRCYKEEGEFLELMDEYEIVQNPAHLDNYFSADFEDELLNRTQDSLVSEQIVIAEHVEPMNSTFNECTNTNSEKPKKKREKRRFCEILFTERIQLGLPIHEEEYAANEPQHMKCKRRTMDVQGSHMTSKSTIASSITSLHLTLTDIDETSIMNVCNNQVIKDCAIDRNQLKTEALASSIMGAIGKCPDRDSSLRSSEADLIARTGDRCHPSSWNNCDHYDIKKFFRLDDYGNILLNINHVAEVKGYGFTIAQNKRLYKRYRKLCHAIDDRYNEKKKRSGCFKMLKRLLSWLWNLICGHPRNKLNAHNGGPGDLVRACTLQLAEDPSSTFARNIENFISCTKESREAAPQVVMRNMRQFMNGMKNYLVKHGEGKFHQEVEAARSRLKADEFLNLDAILETVMHQLVVLPLREHLYSMFVDYYKRSEDIQLLAQNVKYACGRNAADFGIRPTVTPPSTTALQMISSLLQRLQEAELPLDKLDFFLCVISTIFEATGCPRGQQLGADDFLPVLVYVVAKCGFVGAEIEAEFMWGLLQPTLLSGEAGYYLTALCSAVHVLKSFMASENENGTGSLDWRSSSLPACSSVLRVIIPDECNGSLQTRTLPVRPHTTTREVCRIIAHKARITNPQDYALFKLVDGEETLLNDVECPQDVRFAAKGKHCILAYKRIDAKIAWPTATY, encoded by the exons ATGAGTTGGTTCAAAAAGTTGTTATCCGAAAACCACGCGAACCCACATAGGGGAAATCAAAGTGAAGAACGACATAAGCGCATCAAGAAAACGGCAGAACATACAGATAGCTCTGCGCCAGAATTTGATAGAAGCAAGACACTGAGCTCGTTGGAGGATAAACGTATTGAAGTTGTGGATCCGGATGAATTCTTTGAAGATCCCGAAGTTGTGCGCTGTTACAAGGAGGAAGGAGAGTTTCTGGAACTCATGGATGAATACGAAATCGTTCAAAATCCTGCACATTTAGATAACTACTTCTCTGCCGATTTTGAAGATGAATTGTTAAATAGAACACAAGATAGTTTGGTGAGTGAACAAATTGTGATAGCGGAACATGTTGAGCCCATGAACTCAACGTTTAACGAGTGTACCAACACGAACAGTgaaaaacccaaaaagaaacGTGAGAAACGTCGCTTCTGTGAAATTCTTTTCACCGAAAGGATTCAACTTGGTTTGCCAATACATGAAGAAGAGTATGCAGCAAACGAGCCACAACATATGAAATGTAAACGAAGAACAATGGATGTTCAAGGTAGTCATATGACCTCGAAGAGTACAATCGCATCGAGTATAACATCACTACATTTGACGCTCACAGACATCGATGAGACGAGCATCATGAACGTCTGCAATAATCAGGTAATCAAAGACTGTGCCATTGATCGCAATCAACTCAAGACTGAAGCCTTGGCAAGCTCCATAATGGGCGCCATTGGCAAATGTCCCGATCGGGACAGTTCACTACGTTCCTCGGAAGCTGATCTCATTGCACGCACGGGCGATCGTTGTCACCCGTCAAGCTGGAACAACTGTGATCATTAcgatattaaaaagttttttcgtcTCGACGATTATGGaaacatattgttgaatataAATCATGTAGCCGAAGTAAAGGGATATGGTTTTACGATAGCACAAAATAAACGTCTTTACAAGCGCTATCGAAAACTGTGTCATGCGATCGATGATCGAtacaatgagaaaaaaaaacgaagtggTTGTTTTAAAATGCTCAAGCGCCTGCTGTCCTGGCTGTGGAATTTAATATGTG GTCATCCACGCAACAAGCTGAACGCGCACAACGGCGGTCCCGGTGACCTAGTGCGCGCTTGCACACTCCAACTTGCCGAAGACCCGAGTTCAACCTTCGCACGCAACATCGAAAATTTCATCTCCTGCACCAAAGAATCGCGAGAGGCAGCCCCACAAGTGGTTATGCGCAATATGCGCCAATTTATGAATGGCATGAAGAATTATCTGGTAAAACATGGTGAGGGTAAATTCCATCAGGAAGTCGAAGCGGCGCGTTCACGTCTCAAAGCGGACGAATTTCTCAATTTGGACGCCATACTCGAGACTGTGATGCATCAATTGGTTGTGCTGCCGCTGCGCGAACATCTCTACAGCATGTTCGTGGACTACTACAAACGCTCGGAAGATATACAGCTGTTGGCGCAGAATGTTAAATATGCTTGCGGACGTAATGCTGCCGATTTTGGTATACGCCCAACAGTTACACCGCCATCAACGACAGCTTTGCAGATGATTTCGTCATTGTTGCAACGCTTACAGGAGGCCGAGTTGCCGCTCGATAAGTTAGATTTTTTTCTCTGTGTCATATCGACCATTTTCGAAGCAACCGGTTGCCCGCGCGGCCAACAGCTAGGCGCTGATGACTTTCTGCCCGTGCTGGTTTATGTCGTGGCCAAATGTGGTTTTGTGGGTGCCGAAATAGAGGCTGAATTCATGTGGGGACTACTGCAACCGACGTTGCTGAGTGGCGAGGCGGGCTACTACTTGACAGCGCTCTGCAGTGCCGTGCACGTGCTCAAGAGCTTTATGGCTTCGGAGAATGAGAATGGAACTGGCTCGTTAGAC TGGCGCTCCTCTTCGCTGCCGGCCTGCTCTTCGGTGTTGCGCGTTATCATACCCGACGAGTGCAATGGCTCGCTGCAAACACGCACGCTGCCCGTACGGCCTCACACTACCACACGCGAGGTATGCCGAATTATTGCGCACAAGGCACGCATCACCAATCCACAAGACTATGCGTTGTTCAAGCTCGTCGATGGCGAAGAAACGCTATTGAATGATGTCGAATGCCCGCAAGATGTGAGATTTGCAGCAAAAGGCAAGCATTGCATTTTGGCTTACAAGCGTATCGACGCTAAAATTGCATGGCCGACGGCCACTTATTAA